A single Sporosarcina sp. FSL W8-0480 DNA region contains:
- a CDS encoding divergent PAP2 family protein, whose product MALLQNTPLLAAFFAIFFAQFVKIPIHFLFTKKLDWKLMTSTGGMPSSHSAAVSALTTAIAYEVGLGSPLFAVSAIFAVIVMFDATGIRYQAGQQALIINQMRVDFQTFVTEVKGWPQKDGQQKIMELKTLLGHKPSEVFAGSMTGILISVVTYSFIV is encoded by the coding sequence ATGGCCCTATTGCAAAACACTCCGCTCCTTGCGGCATTTTTTGCGATATTTTTCGCTCAGTTCGTGAAGATCCCGATTCATTTTCTTTTTACGAAGAAGTTGGATTGGAAATTGATGACGTCGACAGGCGGGATGCCAAGCTCGCACTCAGCAGCCGTATCGGCGTTAACTACTGCAATTGCCTATGAGGTTGGGTTAGGATCTCCATTATTTGCAGTATCCGCTATATTTGCTGTCATTGTTATGTTCGACGCGACTGGTATTCGTTATCAAGCGGGACAGCAAGCGTTGATTATTAATCAAATGCGGGTGGACTTTCAGACTTTTGTCACGGAAGTGAAAGGCTGGCCTCAAAAAGATGGACAGCAGAAGATAATGGAATTGAAAACTCTATTAGGTCATAAGCCAAGTGAAGTGTTCGCAGGGTCAATGACAGGGATTCTTATTTCAGTCGTCACTTACTCATTTATCGTCTAA
- a CDS encoding Na(+)/H(+) antiporter subunit F1, with translation MMTFIWICLILVVLSMIGIMYRVFRGPSIPDRLIALDGIGVMLISAIALLSILFETTFFIDVILLIAVMSFIGTVSFSKFIERGEIIEHDRNR, from the coding sequence ATGATGACTTTCATATGGATCTGTCTAATCCTTGTTGTTTTATCGATGATCGGAATCATGTACCGAGTATTCCGTGGACCTTCGATTCCTGATCGACTTATCGCGCTTGACGGAATAGGCGTCATGCTCATTTCGGCTATTGCGTTACTTTCAATTCTTTTTGAAACAACCTTTTTCATCGATGTCATTTTGCTGATTGCAGTCATGTCATTTATCGGTACAGTTTCATTCTCCAAGTTCATTGAGAGAGGAGAAATTATCGAACATGATCGTAATCGCTAA
- a CDS encoding Na(+)/H(+) antiporter subunit C, protein MELLMAILIGVLFTAAVYLILSRSLIKIVIGTGLLSHGAHLLILTMGGLGGASPPVLAEGVTDFADPLPQALILTAIVISFGVTAFMLVMAYRAYAVHKTDDMNQMKGNDEHD, encoded by the coding sequence ATGGAATTGTTAATGGCAATTTTAATCGGAGTTCTGTTTACTGCTGCTGTTTATTTGATCCTATCAAGAAGTCTTATAAAAATTGTAATCGGCACCGGATTATTAAGCCACGGTGCTCACCTTCTCATCCTTACGATGGGTGGTCTTGGCGGGGCCTCCCCACCGGTATTGGCTGAAGGTGTAACGGACTTTGCCGATCCGCTGCCGCAAGCGCTCATCTTGACGGCAATCGTCATCAGTTTCGGAGTTACTGCCTTCATGCTTGTAATGGCTTACCGTGCTTATGCCGTCCATAAAACTGATGATATGAATCAAATGAAAGGAAATGACGAACATGATTAA
- a CDS encoding Na+/H+ antiporter subunit A, with product MEFVLLVFLPILAAFFVPTLFKRIKGIHTGWFVLLVPVLLFAYYMTFIRTTMDGGHAVSELQWIPSLGISFVSYIDGLSLLFSLLITGIGSLVVLYSIFYLDRSKEKLGNFYVYLLLFMSAMLGVVQSDNVISLYLFWELTSISSFLLIGYWYTRDRSRFGALKSMMITVFGGLMMLGGFILLGIMGETYSIRELIANSSNFVGHEFFILSLVLILLGAFTKSAQFPFYIWLPDAMEAPTPVSAYLHSATMVKAGLYLVARFTPIFAASEIWIWLVTGIGLLTLFWGSLFAVKQTDLKAILAFSTVSQLGLIMSLLGAGAITFHTNEAIFSFAMFAAIFHLINHATFKGSLFMIAGIVDHETGTRDIRKLGGLMSIMPVSFTVAFIGSMSMAGLPPFNGFLSKEMFLQSMLAIRHFELFNFATWGVIFPVIAWIASVFTFIYSFYFVFKTFAGKRTDIPLPLQPHEAPAKMLISPVILATLVVVIFFIPNVVGKWLVKPAVMAIQPYQYGHPSEVAVHVSAWHGFASPELWMTVGIIIIGGLLYLSLSKWQKVYDVQPEYLSLNSLYDSTMNFSEKGMNRLSRFYMTGLIRTYLLYIFAFISVTTIAVLFIQDAFVVDMDSFSKVSAYGVINAIILLLAVAFVLLSKTRLGAIISLGAVGYSVALFFVIFKAPDLALTQLVIETVSVALFLLAFQHLPKLSDHGEKKSTKLVNAIIALGIGVTVTLVALSSHSQKLVASISQYYKDTVATEAGGGNIVNVILVDYRGFDTLFEIAVLAIAGIGVLGMIKLRLARKENPDENK from the coding sequence TTGGAATTTGTATTATTGGTTTTCCTGCCAATCTTGGCGGCTTTTTTTGTCCCCACGCTTTTTAAAAGGATAAAAGGCATACATACTGGTTGGTTCGTACTTCTTGTACCTGTTCTGTTATTCGCATACTATATGACGTTTATTAGAACAACAATGGACGGTGGACATGCAGTTTCAGAGCTACAATGGATCCCTTCGCTCGGTATCTCTTTTGTTTCTTATATTGATGGGCTCAGCTTGTTGTTTTCGTTGCTCATTACTGGAATTGGCTCATTAGTCGTTCTCTACTCCATCTTTTATCTTGATAGAAGCAAAGAGAAATTAGGTAACTTTTACGTTTATCTCCTACTCTTCATGAGCGCTATGTTAGGCGTTGTTCAATCGGATAATGTCATCTCTCTCTACCTGTTTTGGGAGTTAACATCCATTTCATCATTCCTGCTTATTGGTTATTGGTATACTCGCGACCGTTCACGTTTCGGCGCTTTGAAATCGATGATGATAACCGTGTTCGGTGGGTTGATGATGCTTGGGGGATTCATCCTACTTGGTATTATGGGTGAAACTTACTCCATCCGTGAGCTGATCGCGAATTCTTCAAATTTTGTCGGACATGAGTTTTTCATTTTATCACTTGTCCTCATTTTACTTGGAGCTTTCACAAAATCCGCACAGTTCCCGTTCTACATCTGGCTTCCAGACGCAATGGAAGCGCCAACACCAGTCAGTGCCTATTTGCACTCGGCAACGATGGTGAAAGCGGGACTCTATCTTGTAGCCCGCTTCACACCGATTTTTGCTGCATCTGAAATTTGGATATGGCTTGTGACAGGCATTGGACTACTTACGTTGTTCTGGGGTTCATTATTCGCCGTAAAGCAAACAGATCTGAAAGCGATACTTGCTTTCTCTACCGTCAGTCAGTTAGGGTTGATCATGTCACTTTTAGGCGCGGGGGCAATAACTTTCCATACGAATGAAGCTATATTCTCCTTTGCAATGTTTGCTGCAATCTTCCATTTGATAAACCATGCAACATTTAAAGGTAGTCTCTTTATGATTGCTGGTATTGTCGATCATGAAACAGGGACAAGGGATATCAGGAAACTTGGTGGGTTGATGAGTATCATGCCAGTCAGCTTCACAGTTGCCTTCATCGGTTCAATGTCAATGGCTGGTCTTCCACCATTCAACGGTTTCTTAAGTAAAGAAATGTTCTTGCAATCAATGTTGGCGATCCGCCATTTTGAGCTATTCAATTTTGCAACTTGGGGAGTAATTTTCCCGGTTATCGCTTGGATTGCAAGTGTATTCACTTTTATTTATAGTTTCTACTTTGTTTTTAAGACATTCGCTGGAAAGAGGACAGATATACCGCTTCCGCTTCAGCCTCATGAAGCACCGGCTAAGATGCTTATTTCTCCAGTAATCCTTGCAACACTTGTCGTTGTGATTTTCTTCATACCGAATGTTGTAGGGAAATGGCTTGTAAAACCAGCTGTCATGGCAATTCAGCCGTATCAATATGGGCATCCTTCTGAAGTCGCGGTCCACGTTTCCGCATGGCATGGCTTCGCTTCACCTGAGTTATGGATGACGGTTGGCATTATTATTATCGGTGGACTTCTGTATTTATCCTTATCAAAATGGCAGAAGGTTTACGATGTCCAGCCTGAATACTTATCATTGAATTCATTATATGATTCAACAATGAACTTCAGCGAAAAAGGGATGAATCGACTATCGCGATTCTATATGACTGGCCTCATCCGCACGTATTTGCTCTATATTTTCGCGTTTATTTCCGTTACAACGATAGCTGTCCTCTTTATCCAGGATGCTTTTGTCGTCGACATGGACAGTTTTTCAAAGGTTAGTGCATATGGGGTAATTAACGCCATTATCCTATTGTTAGCTGTTGCATTCGTTTTACTTTCCAAGACAAGACTCGGCGCGATTATTTCGCTTGGGGCTGTAGGCTATTCAGTTGCTCTCTTTTTCGTCATTTTTAAAGCGCCTGATTTAGCGCTTACACAATTGGTCATAGAAACAGTTTCGGTTGCGTTGTTCCTTCTTGCGTTTCAGCATTTGCCGAAGCTTTCAGACCACGGTGAGAAGAAAAGCACTAAATTAGTGAACGCCATCATCGCACTTGGAATTGGTGTCACTGTTACATTGGTCGCCTTGTCATCCCATTCACAAAAGCTCGTTGCATCAATTTCACAATATTATAAGGATACTGTTGCGACTGAAGCTGGCGGAGGCAATATCGTCAATGTCATCTTAGTGGATTATCGTGGATTTGATACATTATTTGAAATCGCTGTTTTGGCAATTGCGGGGATCGGCGTCTTAGGAATGATTAAACTACGACTTGCAAGAAAGGAGAATCCGGATGAAAACAAATGA
- a CDS encoding leucyl aminopeptidase, giving the protein MKASFIEPEFTNLKSEVLVVGVPEHLENVEGWETFANSFSPRLMDWIKSGDIKSDFKSIVKMPALQEGTYERAFFIGLGNTKKLTVDRLRQVFAALGKELKASKVASASIWTAPFTSEELLCEDVVFAAAEGIGMGSYKFEGFRTDSNERDVTLESVTFLTRADAEELKAAFEVGSVYSNAVNEARNLVNMPPNMLTATKMADYAKGLAEKYDFEIEILGKKEMEELGMGAILAVNKGSVEEPRLIVLKYAGTDQWEDVVGLVGKGVTYDTGGYSLKPREGMVGMKGDMGGAAAVLGAMNIIGELRPAKNVIAVIGSTDNMVSGEAFKPDDVITSLSGKTIEVLNTDAEGRLVLADAVTYAKQSGANYLIDVATLTGGVIVALGNDKTGALTNNEEFFEEFMQASMETGEFVWRLPLTESDKKRIRKSDVADLNNSPGRDGHMIFGGGFVGEFAEDTPWIHLDIAGTSDASAAHDLGPKGATGVMVRTLATIVERMADNEGLSE; this is encoded by the coding sequence ATGAAAGCATCATTTATTGAACCTGAATTTACAAATTTGAAAAGTGAAGTGCTTGTCGTCGGGGTTCCTGAACACTTAGAGAATGTGGAAGGATGGGAAACCTTCGCAAATTCATTCAGCCCACGTCTGATGGATTGGATAAAGTCAGGGGACATCAAGTCCGACTTCAAATCAATCGTGAAGATGCCTGCACTTCAAGAAGGTACATATGAAAGAGCATTTTTCATCGGTTTAGGAAACACTAAAAAATTGACTGTAGACCGTCTGCGCCAAGTTTTCGCGGCGTTGGGGAAAGAACTGAAAGCATCAAAAGTTGCATCAGCAAGCATTTGGACAGCACCGTTTACTAGTGAAGAACTATTATGCGAAGATGTCGTCTTCGCTGCGGCAGAAGGTATCGGAATGGGATCCTACAAATTTGAAGGGTTCCGTACAGATTCAAACGAACGGGATGTTACACTCGAATCGGTGACATTCTTAACGCGTGCAGACGCAGAAGAATTGAAGGCAGCGTTCGAAGTAGGAAGTGTCTATTCTAATGCGGTGAATGAAGCCCGTAATCTCGTCAATATGCCGCCGAATATGCTAACAGCAACTAAAATGGCTGACTATGCAAAAGGACTTGCTGAGAAATACGATTTTGAAATTGAAATTTTAGGCAAAAAAGAGATGGAAGAGCTTGGAATGGGTGCCATCCTTGCTGTCAATAAAGGTTCCGTTGAAGAGCCAAGATTGATCGTTCTGAAATACGCTGGTACTGATCAGTGGGAAGACGTTGTCGGCTTAGTCGGAAAGGGTGTCACCTACGACACTGGCGGCTATTCACTGAAACCGCGTGAAGGTATGGTTGGCATGAAAGGCGACATGGGTGGCGCTGCAGCAGTTTTAGGCGCAATGAATATTATTGGCGAGCTACGTCCAGCGAAAAATGTAATTGCCGTTATTGGCTCGACAGACAATATGGTATCTGGTGAAGCATTCAAACCGGATGATGTTATTACGTCACTTAGTGGCAAAACGATTGAAGTATTGAACACAGATGCTGAAGGAAGACTCGTTCTTGCCGATGCTGTAACATACGCAAAGCAATCGGGAGCAAACTATCTAATTGACGTTGCAACACTTACTGGTGGCGTCATCGTCGCTTTAGGTAATGATAAGACAGGCGCATTGACGAATAACGAGGAATTCTTTGAAGAGTTCATGCAAGCTTCTATGGAAACTGGAGAATTCGTCTGGAGACTTCCTTTAACTGAAAGTGATAAAAAACGCATCCGTAAAAGTGATGTTGCAGACCTTAACAACTCACCAGGCCGTGATGGGCATATGATTTTCGGCGGTGGATTTGTTGGAGAATTTGCAGAGGATACGCCTTGGATCCACCTCGATATCGCAGGTACTTCCGATGCATCTGCAGCACATGATCTTGGTCCGAAAGGTGCCACAGGTGTAATGGTGCGTACACTCGCAACAATCGTCGAACGAATGGCCGATAATGAAGGTTTAAGCGAATAA
- the mnhG gene encoding monovalent cation/H(+) antiporter subunit G — translation MIVIANILIVTTIIVGIIFTIVTMIGILRLPDVYTRAHAASKSATLGVLSILLGVFLHFWLKEGHFSIQLLLGILFLFITSPVGGHLMGRAAYMSGVKPTDETVDNDLREAVEEAKKDNLQRLKD, via the coding sequence ATGATCGTAATCGCTAATATTCTTATCGTTACTACTATTATTGTTGGTATCATCTTCACAATCGTTACGATGATTGGCATTCTCCGTTTGCCTGACGTGTATACACGGGCACATGCGGCTTCAAAAAGTGCCACACTTGGTGTTCTTAGTATATTGCTTGGTGTTTTCTTGCATTTTTGGCTGAAAGAAGGCCATTTCAGTATTCAGCTTCTATTAGGGATTTTATTCTTATTTATCACTTCACCGGTTGGAGGCCATTTAATGGGACGTGCTGCTTATATGTCAGGTGTTAAACCTACCGATGAAACGGTTGATAACGATTTGAGAGAAGCTGTCGAAGAAGCAAAGAAGGACAATCTACAACGACTTAAAGATTAA
- a CDS encoding Na+/H+ antiporter subunit E yields MAFQILLNFFIAVVWMFMNSSLTASTFIIGYLIGLLLLFITRRFFNSRLYIWRVWAAIKLTLLFIKELTLSNISVLLLVLRPKLELRPMIFAMPTELEQEWEITLLSSLITLTPGTIVLHVSDDQRTLYIHAIDVEDVDEAIDSIKNSFEKAIMEVSRA; encoded by the coding sequence TTGGCATTTCAAATTTTATTGAATTTTTTCATCGCCGTCGTTTGGATGTTCATGAACTCCTCACTGACCGCGAGTACGTTTATCATTGGGTATTTGATTGGGTTGCTTTTGCTTTTCATAACAAGGCGTTTTTTCAACTCGAGGCTTTATATATGGCGGGTATGGGCAGCTATTAAGTTGACTCTCCTTTTCATTAAAGAACTTACGCTATCTAATATTTCGGTTCTTTTGCTTGTGCTTCGTCCAAAATTGGAACTCCGTCCAATGATTTTTGCGATGCCTACTGAATTGGAGCAGGAGTGGGAAATAACGTTATTATCAAGCTTGATCACATTGACGCCTGGGACAATTGTGCTGCACGTCTCAGATGATCAGCGCACACTTTATATCCATGCGATTGATGTAGAAGATGTTGATGAAGCAATCGATTCCATTAAAAACTCGTTTGAAAAAGCAATTATGGAGGTGAGCCGAGCATGA
- a CDS encoding Na(+)/H(+) antiporter subunit B — protein sequence MKTNDVILQTTTKVVFFIIFLFSIHIFFAGHYTPGGGFVGGLLTTGAIVLLLLAFDLKTVQKALPFNFTIMTGIGLLLALGTAAGAIFFNVPFFTHAFDYFTLPLFGETSLHTAMVFDAGVFLVVVGSAITIIQSIGGDS from the coding sequence ATGAAAACAAATGATGTCATTTTACAGACGACAACTAAAGTGGTGTTTTTCATCATTTTCCTTTTCTCCATTCACATCTTTTTTGCAGGGCACTACACACCTGGCGGCGGATTTGTCGGTGGCTTGCTGACGACCGGGGCCATCGTACTCCTACTGCTTGCATTTGATTTGAAGACAGTTCAAAAAGCATTGCCTTTCAATTTCACGATCATGACTGGAATCGGCTTGCTCTTAGCGCTTGGAACTGCGGCGGGTGCTATATTTTTCAACGTCCCATTTTTCACGCATGCTTTTGATTATTTCACCCTTCCTTTATTCGGTGAAACATCTCTGCATACAGCGATGGTGTTTGACGCTGGAGTCTTCCTTGTTGTAGTCGGATCGGCTATTACAATCATCCAGTCGATTGGAGGAGATTCGTAA
- a CDS encoding transglycosylase domain-containing protein: MKQFTNFIFIIVLVPLLFGIQQAIAKEWTKSQNLKHQLRESIELTEPISTLPISLTDRNGEIFAEEYVEWRDPLQLNEIPVFLIDLFLESEDKGFYEHRGYDVAAIVRAFTVNTANDDLQQGGSTITQQLVRLRFLTTEKTYERKFKELLYAAELENQSTKDEILEMYLNEMYFGNQVYGIGAAATYYFNRPLNELSHAEMAFIAAIPNNPSRYDPLRHFDRTKKRQELLLSLLTKSGAITENEAGLWKKEPITLNLKEKANEFTMYSSFVLSELEELVGHTEGFLESIERTESLEEKEFHRNALKKRTAEVIAKGVRIETALNPQKQKQDETSLSSLLAKSGVQAGAVVIDNKSREIVTIYGGKDYKKADFNRAYQAVRQPGSAIKPLLVYAPFFESGPYDESTLIDSSNLCIAAYCPKNIGGYTYGMTSVKDAFRYSHNTAAVRILSKVGIESAFSYLEPFEFNNVNETDHTYPAALGGFQKGVSPLELASAYTSFIDGTFELPHAIRRVVGRDGAVLYTWQNEPKVVWSPSTVSTIRDLMEDVVLYGTGKGINYSTNYTGAKTGTTDRYKDLWVAGMNENYTTAVWIGYDKPASIQGLSNQKIHLRAFNELMKD; the protein is encoded by the coding sequence TTGAAACAATTCACTAACTTCATTTTCATAATTGTACTGGTTCCCCTACTGTTTGGCATTCAACAAGCCATTGCAAAAGAATGGACCAAATCACAAAATTTGAAACATCAATTAAGAGAATCTATTGAACTTACCGAACCCATCTCAACACTTCCAATCTCGTTAACAGATCGGAACGGCGAAATTTTTGCAGAAGAGTATGTTGAGTGGAGGGATCCACTCCAATTGAATGAAATCCCTGTTTTTTTAATCGATTTATTTTTGGAAAGTGAAGATAAAGGATTCTACGAACATCGAGGTTATGATGTTGCAGCAATAGTGAGGGCTTTTACGGTTAATACGGCCAATGATGATTTGCAGCAAGGCGGTTCGACGATTACACAGCAACTTGTCAGACTCCGTTTTCTTACAACTGAAAAGACGTATGAACGTAAATTCAAGGAATTACTTTATGCTGCGGAGTTGGAAAACCAGTCCACGAAAGATGAAATTCTTGAAATGTATCTAAACGAAATGTACTTTGGCAATCAAGTATATGGAATCGGAGCTGCCGCCACCTACTATTTTAACCGCCCCCTCAATGAGTTGAGTCATGCGGAAATGGCATTTATCGCAGCAATACCGAATAATCCATCGCGTTACGACCCATTGAGGCATTTTGATAGAACTAAGAAGCGGCAAGAGCTTCTGTTATCATTGCTCACTAAAAGCGGTGCAATAACCGAGAATGAGGCGGGTCTATGGAAGAAAGAGCCCATCACACTAAATCTGAAGGAAAAAGCGAATGAATTTACAATGTATAGCTCCTTCGTCCTTTCGGAACTCGAGGAGTTAGTCGGTCATACCGAAGGTTTTTTGGAATCTATTGAACGAACGGAGAGCCTTGAAGAGAAGGAATTTCATAGAAATGCATTAAAAAAGCGGACTGCCGAAGTTATTGCAAAAGGAGTTCGGATTGAAACGGCACTTAATCCACAAAAACAAAAGCAAGATGAAACTTCACTTTCTTCTCTTCTTGCCAAGAGTGGTGTGCAAGCAGGTGCAGTCGTCATCGATAACAAATCAAGAGAAATTGTAACTATCTACGGAGGCAAAGATTACAAGAAGGCTGATTTCAACCGTGCGTACCAAGCAGTGCGACAACCCGGCTCTGCTATTAAACCGTTGCTCGTCTACGCGCCTTTTTTCGAAAGCGGTCCATATGACGAAAGCACACTAATTGACAGTAGTAATCTTTGCATTGCTGCCTATTGTCCGAAAAACATCGGGGGCTACACTTATGGAATGACGTCGGTCAAGGATGCATTCCGATACAGTCACAACACGGCTGCTGTAAGGATTCTTAGTAAAGTCGGAATAGAAAGCGCCTTCTCCTATTTGGAGCCCTTTGAGTTCAACAATGTGAATGAGACAGACCATACTTATCCTGCAGCTCTTGGCGGTTTTCAAAAAGGCGTGTCTCCACTTGAACTTGCATCTGCCTATACAAGTTTCATTGATGGGACGTTTGAATTGCCACATGCCATTAGGAGAGTAGTAGGTCGTGACGGAGCCGTACTCTATACTTGGCAAAATGAACCTAAGGTTGTCTGGTCACCTTCAACCGTTTCTACCATACGGGATTTGATGGAGGACGTCGTATTATACGGGACAGGAAAAGGCATCAATTACTCTACCAATTACACCGGGGCCAAAACCGGCACAACAGACCGCTATAAGGATCTTTGGGTAGCGGGCATGAACGAAAATTACACAACAGCCGTGTGGATCGGCTACGACAAACCAGCATCCATACAGGGGCTAAGCAACCAAAAAATCCATTTAAGAGCTTTTAATGAATTGATGAAAGACTAG
- a CDS encoding YuiB family protein has protein sequence MTLTHFVLSIIIFMVMFFGIGFLLNMLLRMTWLMAIIYPIVVILIIDEVRFFEYFTKPSYSFGLLGDKLVSLHAADIIILVSGLVGAIISGFVMKLLRKQGYQMF, from the coding sequence ATGACATTGACGCATTTCGTTTTATCAATAATAATTTTCATGGTGATGTTTTTCGGAATCGGCTTCCTATTGAATATGTTACTTCGAATGACTTGGTTAATGGCCATCATTTACCCTATCGTCGTAATACTTATTATCGATGAAGTAAGATTCTTCGAGTACTTTACAAAGCCAAGCTATTCATTTGGCCTGTTAGGTGATAAGCTTGTGTCCTTGCATGCAGCAGATATTATAATCCTTGTTAGTGGCCTTGTAGGCGCAATCATATCTGGGTTTGTCATGAAACTACTGCGAAAACAGGGATATCAGATGTTTTAA
- a CDS encoding Na+/H+ antiporter subunit D — protein MINLLLFPIIIPFLFAILLLFFKENVMMQRIITVIGVTLGLIASFFLLITIRTEGVQVVTLGSWPAPFGISMVSDMLSALLVTTTLIITLFVVIYSFTSIGTERERFFYYPGILFMVTGVNGAFTTGDIFNMFVFFEVLLIASYLLIVLGGEKKQLRESIKYILVNIVSSALFVITVAYLYSVVGTLNMADISVKITEIGQPGIITVIAVLLLIVFGIKGSIFPLYFWLPGSYAAPPIPVLALFGALLTKVGIYAIMRTYTLFFIHDTGFTHEILMVLSILTIIAGCIGALAYFDLKQIIIYNIVIAVGVILFGAAQMNEAGISGAIFYLIHDMLIKGALFLLIGIIIYVTGTSNLRKMGGLMKTHAPLGWFYLIAAFGLAGIPPLSGFIGKLLIAQGAFQAGNLWGSIIILASSLVVLLSVMRIFIYAFWGEPVGLPKTERKSYAKLMIPAIVLVVLSILYGLGTEWLIPYMTDATDVLLDPSIYINAVLGE, from the coding sequence ATGATTAATCTACTACTATTCCCGATCATAATTCCTTTCCTTTTCGCGATTCTTTTACTGTTCTTTAAAGAAAACGTGATGATGCAGCGTATCATAACAGTAATCGGCGTCACGCTTGGTCTCATTGCATCGTTCTTTCTATTGATAACGATAAGAACAGAAGGTGTACAAGTTGTTACCCTCGGAAGTTGGCCAGCTCCGTTCGGAATTTCGATGGTATCAGACATGCTTTCGGCATTGCTTGTGACAACGACACTCATAATCACATTGTTCGTTGTCATTTACAGCTTTACATCAATTGGAACGGAACGGGAACGCTTTTTCTACTATCCTGGGATTCTGTTCATGGTGACTGGTGTGAACGGCGCTTTTACAACAGGCGATATTTTCAACATGTTTGTCTTTTTCGAGGTATTGCTCATTGCTTCTTACCTATTGATCGTCCTTGGTGGCGAGAAGAAGCAATTACGCGAATCCATTAAGTACATACTTGTTAACATCGTATCTTCTGCATTATTTGTCATTACGGTTGCTTATCTGTACTCAGTTGTTGGCACATTGAACATGGCGGATATATCCGTGAAAATCACTGAGATTGGACAACCTGGCATAATAACTGTTATTGCGGTTCTATTGCTGATCGTCTTTGGAATAAAGGGATCAATTTTCCCTCTTTACTTCTGGTTGCCAGGTTCATACGCGGCACCACCTATTCCAGTCCTTGCCTTATTCGGTGCATTACTTACGAAAGTCGGCATCTATGCAATAATGCGGACATACACGTTGTTTTTCATTCATGACACCGGGTTTACCCATGAAATATTAATGGTACTATCCATCCTAACAATTATCGCCGGTTGCATTGGCGCACTCGCCTATTTCGACTTGAAACAGATTATTATTTACAACATAGTAATCGCGGTAGGAGTTATTCTTTTCGGTGCTGCACAAATGAATGAAGCGGGTATTTCAGGCGCAATTTTCTACCTGATACATGACATGCTCATTAAAGGAGCTTTGTTCCTTTTGATTGGAATCATCATTTACGTAACGGGAACATCCAACTTACGTAAAATGGGCGGGTTAATGAAAACCCATGCCCCTTTAGGATGGTTTTACTTGATCGCCGCTTTTGGTTTAGCCGGCATTCCGCCGTTGAGCGGTTTCATCGGTAAACTTCTCATTGCCCAAGGGGCTTTCCAGGCCGGTAATCTCTGGGGAAGTATCATCATTCTTGCATCCAGCCTTGTTGTACTACTATCTGTCATGAGGATTTTCATTTATGCGTTTTGGGGAGAACCTGTGGGGCTTCCTAAGACCGAGAGAAAATCTTATGCAAAATTAATGATTCCAGCAATCGTTCTTGTCGTACTATCAATCTTGTATGGACTTGGTACCGAATGGCTGATTCCATACATGACAGACGCTACAGATGTATTATTAGACCCATCCATCTATATTAATGCGGTCTTAGGGGAGTGA
- a CDS encoding DUF5366 family protein, producing MRNPYLFGYLPFLTITLFSMTFSVFIVSTSIKFFGEIGLYAGMREFLTDSQLGLFLFVLYTLAFFMMFSALKLIAETIHETAMLFFSKDAVGESYSEAKSGNLIYFFGALASVTGIQSIKILIVIFLLTTLVYFIYTVFKLSKFMTLGSTLGLLSFEILVWGVLLTGIIYILLKLYNGVLASLPIT from the coding sequence ATGAGGAATCCTTACCTATTTGGATATTTGCCATTTTTGACGATCACTCTTTTTAGTATGACATTCAGTGTCTTCATAGTAAGTACATCTATTAAATTTTTTGGCGAAATCGGACTTTATGCTGGGATGCGGGAGTTTTTGACGGATTCACAGTTAGGGCTTTTTCTTTTTGTCCTTTACACGCTTGCGTTTTTCATGATGTTTTCGGCACTAAAGCTTATTGCGGAGACGATTCATGAAACGGCGATGCTGTTTTTTTCTAAGGATGCAGTGGGGGAGTCGTATAGTGAAGCGAAAAGCGGAAATCTTATTTATTTTTTTGGAGCGCTTGCTTCGGTAACGGGGATTCAATCTATTAAGATACTCATAGTTATTTTCTTACTGACAACGCTTGTTTATTTTATATATACCGTTTTTAAGCTTAGTAAGTTCATGACACTCGGAAGTACGTTGGGCTTGTTATCTTTCGAGATACTGGTTTGGGGCGTTCTCTTGACCGGTATTATTTATATTCTTTTAAAATTATATAATGGCGTACTTGCCAGCTTGCCGATTACGTAA